The Pigmentiphaga aceris DNA segment CAAAGCGACGAGTTCCGCATCGTCACCAAGGTGGCCCCGACGGTCGCGCAACTGGATGACCTGCGCTTCGCCTGGAAGGTCGCCATGTTCGTGAAGTCCAATGCCATCGTCTTCGTGAAGGGCGGCATGACCTACGGCGTGGGCGCAGGCCAGATGAGCCGCATCGACTCGGCGCGCATCGCGTCCATCAAGGCTGAAAACGCCAATCTGTCGCTGGCCGGTACGGCTGTTGCGTCCGATGCATTCTTCCCCTTCCGCGACGGCCTGGATGTCGTGGCCGATGCGGGGGCAACCTGCGTCATCCAGCCGGGTGGCAGCATGCGCGACGCAGAAGTGATCGCTGCCGCAGACGAGCGCGGCATTGCGATGGTGCTGACCGGCACCCGCCACTTCCGCCACTAAGCCAACGCATGCGCATTCTTGGCATCGACCCCGGCCTGCGACGTACCGGGTTCGGTGTCATCGATTACGACGGTACCCGCCTGCGTTATGTCGCAAGCGGTACCGTGGTGGTGCCTGCCGGGGGTGAACTGTCGGGCCGCTTGAAAGTCATTCTGGACAGCATCCGCGAGATCATTCGCCAGCACAGCCCCGATGCATCGGCGATAGAAAAAGTCTTCGTCAACGCCAACCCGGCGTCGACCCTGCTGCTGGGTCAGGCACGCGGTGCCGCCTTGTGCGCCTTGGCCGATCTGGACCTGAGCGTGCAGGAATACACCGCGCTGCAGATCAAGAAGTCAGTGGTCGGCACCGGTCGTGCGGCAAAAGAGCAGGTGCAGATGATGGTGCAGCACCTGCTGGCGCTCAATGGCGCACCGGCACCCGATGCCGCCGATGCGCTGGCCTGCGCCATCTGTCATGCGCACTCCAGCGTATTGGCCACGCGCCTGCAACAGGCGGGCAGCCAGACTGCGACAGGCTTCGGTCTGCGCGGCACCAGCATGCGACGCGGGCGCTTGATCGGGTTGCCTTGATCTGGCTGTCTTGATCGGCTGCTTCTCCACCGGCTGCTTCTCCACCGGCTGCATCTCGTTGCGCAAACGTTGACCCATGCGGCCACATACGTGGCCGTATTCACTTAAGCTCTGGTTCTCTCCAGGCTCAGGCTCTCAGGCCACGGTCTGTGAACCTCCTCATTCAGCTTTCACGCAGGCCACCATGATCGGACGTATTTCCGGCACGCTCATCGAAAAATTCCCGCCGGCCGTCCTGGTCGATGTGGGCGGCGTCGGCTACGACGTCGATGTGCCGATGAGCACCTTCTACGCCCTGCCCGACACTGGCGCAAAAGTCACGCTGCTGACCCACCTGGCGATCCGCGAAGACGCGCATGTGCTGTACGGCTTCCTGACCGCTGCCGAGCGTGAAGCCTTCCGCCAGCTGATCAAGATCAGCGGCGTCGGCGCGCGAATCGCGTTGGCAGTCTTGTCGGGCATGACGGTGGCAGAACTGGCCCAGGCCATCACCTTGCAGGAAGCCGGCCGCCTGACCCGCATTCCGGGCATCGGCAAGAAAACCGCCGAACGGTTGCTGCTGGAACTGAAGGGCAAGCTCGGTGCCGATATCGGTGCGCATGCCGCGCCGGTGGTCGACGGCCAGACCGACATCCTGAACGCCTTGCTGGCGCTGGGCTATTCCGACAAGGAAGCCCTGGCCGCACTGAAAACCCTGCCGGCTGGCGTCAGCGTGTCAGACGGCATCCGCCAGGCACTGAAGTCCTTGGCGCGCTAACGCGCTCAAGTCAGCACGGCTTTTTATGGTGCAATCGGGGCATGGCGACACGCCACGCCCCACCCCGTCCGACGGAGCATTTTTTTCGATGGCGATCCAGTCCGACCAGCTTTCTTCCCGCGATCCGTCTTCGCGTGACCCGATAGATACTCGGGTCATCTCGCCCCGCCCCAGCTCGCCCAACGAAGAGGCGATCGAACGCGCGCTGCGCCCCAAGGCCCTGGACGAATACGTCGGCCAGAAACGCATCCGCGAACAGCTTGAAATCTTCATCACCGCCGCCCGTCAGCGTGAAGAATCGCTCGACCACGTGTTGCTCTTCGGCCCGCCGGGTCTGGGCAAGACCACACTGGCGCACATCGTGGCGCGGGAAATGGGTGTGCAATTGCGTCAGACCTCCGGTCCGGTGCTGGAACGCCCGGGTGACTTGGCTGCCTTGCTGACCAACCTGGAACGCAACGACGTCCTGTTCATCGACGAAATCCACCGTCTGTCGCCTGTGGTCGAAGAAATTCTGTACCCGGCGCTGGAAGATTTCCAGATCGACATTCTGATCGGTGACGGCCCGGCCGCGCGCAGTGTGAAGCTCGATCTTCAGCCGTTCACGCTGGTGGGTGCCACCACGCGCGCCGGCATGCTGACCAATCCCCTGCGGGATCGCTTCGGCATCGTCGCGCGTCTGGAGTTCTACACCCCGGACGAACTCGCGCGCATCGTCACCCGCAGCGCGGGCCTGTTGAACACGCCGATTACCGAAGACGGTGCCACGGAAATCGCCCATCGCTCACGCGGCACGCCGCGTATCGCCAACCGGCTGCTGCGCCGGGTGCGCGACTACGCCGAGGTCAAGGCCAATGGGGTCGTGGACAAGCAAGTGGCTGCCGCCGCACTGACCATGCTGGACGTCGATCCGCAGGGTCTGGACGTGATGGATCGCAAACTATTGGAAGCAATCGTGCACAAGTTCGATGGAGGTCCGGTGGGGGTCGACAGCCTGGCGGCCGCCATTGGCGAGGAACGCGACACGATCGAAGATGTGATCGAACCTTTCCTGATCCAGCACGGATATCTGCAACGCACGCCGCGCGGGCGCATTGCCACGCTGGGCGCTTATCGCCATCTGGGGCTGACGCCGCCGTCGGCTGCGGGTGGGGCAGAACTGTTCTGAGCGCCGGGGCGCGGGGTGGTTCCCGCGTCCTGAAAACGCCTGGCTTGGTCATCCAAGCAACTCAGACACGCTTCGTGTGAACGGTGTTTTACGGCCCACAATGCATTGAGCCCGTGCTGGGCATCCCCCAGTTCACGGGCTCAACTGTGCAACGCACAGTGCAGGACTCAAGTTATCACGCCATCCATGACACACCAATGACAGTGTGGCGATAAGCAAATGGACAACGTGTCGAGAATAAAGCGGAAGCGCCAACGCGAACTCACACGACGCCACCCACGCACCCGAAGCCGCGCAAGCTCACAATCGACGCTTCCTTCAGGTCAGACGAGGCTGGCGCATCAAAGTTCCGAGCCGGGTGACCGATCAGCCGGCGAAGATGCATTCCAAGCCGTCCAAACCCCTCGAAAACGGCGCTGTTGCGCGACTTTGGTGTTTACAGGCGGTTTCATCTGCCCACCCGTCGGAGTTCGCCTCCAGATGCGCACAGCCACCCTGCCTTGGTTACACTCACCACCTCGCGGCCAAGCTCGACGGGCAGTCACCTCGACCTCCCGATCATCCGCTTTCTCATGACAGGCAATGCAAGCAGTTTCGGCCCCCACTCCTTCCGGCTTTACCTTCCCCGTTCGCGTCTACTATGAAGACACCGATGCAGGCGGGGTGGTGTACTACGCCAACTATCTGAAATTTTTCGAGCGCGCACGAACCGAGTGGTTGCGCGCGCTCGGCGTCGATCAATCGCTGCTGGCCGAACGTACCGGCGCGATCTTCGTCGTACGCGGCCTGGAAGTCAGTTATCGCCGTCCTGCACGCCTGGACGACATGTTGGTAGTCCATGCCCGCATCGAACGCCTGGGCAAGGCTTCCATCGATTTCATCCAGACCTGCGAGCGCGACGGTGAACT contains these protein-coding regions:
- the ruvC gene encoding crossover junction endodeoxyribonuclease RuvC, yielding MRILGIDPGLRRTGFGVIDYDGTRLRYVASGTVVVPAGGELSGRLKVILDSIREIIRQHSPDASAIEKVFVNANPASTLLLGQARGAALCALADLDLSVQEYTALQIKKSVVGTGRAAKEQVQMMVQHLLALNGAPAPDAADALACAICHAHSSVLATRLQQAGSQTATGFGLRGTSMRRGRLIGLP
- the ruvA gene encoding Holliday junction branch migration protein RuvA codes for the protein MIGRISGTLIEKFPPAVLVDVGGVGYDVDVPMSTFYALPDTGAKVTLLTHLAIREDAHVLYGFLTAAEREAFRQLIKISGVGARIALAVLSGMTVAELAQAITLQEAGRLTRIPGIGKKTAERLLLELKGKLGADIGAHAAPVVDGQTDILNALLALGYSDKEALAALKTLPAGVSVSDGIRQALKSLAR
- the ruvB gene encoding Holliday junction branch migration DNA helicase RuvB yields the protein MAIQSDQLSSRDPSSRDPIDTRVISPRPSSPNEEAIERALRPKALDEYVGQKRIREQLEIFITAARQREESLDHVLLFGPPGLGKTTLAHIVAREMGVQLRQTSGPVLERPGDLAALLTNLERNDVLFIDEIHRLSPVVEEILYPALEDFQIDILIGDGPAARSVKLDLQPFTLVGATTRAGMLTNPLRDRFGIVARLEFYTPDELARIVTRSAGLLNTPITEDGATEIAHRSRGTPRIANRLLRRVRDYAEVKANGVVDKQVAAAALTMLDVDPQGLDVMDRKLLEAIVHKFDGGPVGVDSLAAAIGEERDTIEDVIEPFLIQHGYLQRTPRGRIATLGAYRHLGLTPPSAAGGAELF
- the ybgC gene encoding tol-pal system-associated acyl-CoA thioesterase, which encodes MQAVSAPTPSGFTFPVRVYYEDTDAGGVVYYANYLKFFERARTEWLRALGVDQSLLAERTGAIFVVRGLEVSYRRPARLDDMLVVHARIERLGKASIDFIQTCERDGELMASGRVQVGCVDRTGLRPTAMPADVRTALAPLVIAPSGI